The Streptomyces sp. NBC_00286 nucleotide sequence GCTCGTACGGGGCGGATCGTCGCTCGGCGGAGTCGCGCTGTCTGTCGACGGAGGCGGTGAGGCCCCTACGGGCTCCGTGTCGGTCGGCGTCGGCGTGGGAGGGGTGTCGGTGGGCGGCGTCGAGGTCTGCGTCGGATCGGGCGTCGTGGGATCAGGCTCCGTGGGATCGGGCTCTGTCGGATCGCTGGGGTCCGTCGGATCGGGTTCCGTCGGATCGGCCGGAGTCGGAGTGTCCGTCGACGTCTCGGTGGGTGAGGCCGAACCCGGCTCCCCGGGGGTGCCCGGCTCTCCCGTGGCCTCGCCGTCGCGCCGTGCGTCGAAGGTCCGGTCCTCCGAGCCGTCGGTGCCGACGGGCCGTTCGATGCCCTTGTCCGGGTCGGTCACATCCACGAGAGCGATCCGGTCGAGCTTCGTGGGCGACGGTTCGACCGACACCACCGAGTCATCGCGGAAACTCGGCCACTTCTCGTTGCCGCCCTCGAAGCGCACCGAGATGTCTTCGCGGTCCCCCTCGAAAGTACGAAGTGGATTACCGCACGAGCACTTGACGACGGGCAATCCCTGATCGTTCACGAGAACCGCGATTCCCGCCTCCAGCAAGGCGTCGTAGGCAACCGCCCTGCCCTTCTTGTAGTCATGGTTCCGCACGAGAGTGTCGTGACGCAGGAGAACCGGTGTGAGTTGATCGACGTACTCCTCGATCGCATCCGGAGAAATTCCGGCAACGCGTGCCCATTCTTTGGCCTTGCGGCGGTTCTCGGGATCGATGAGGAATTCCTTGAGCCGGTCGACGTCACAGGCGCCCTGCTTACGCGAACCCCCGTACAGCCCAGGCGTGTTGCCCTGCTGCAAGCCGCCCCGAGGCCGCTCCCCACGCACCTCGGCGTCCACACCGAGCCCACTTTTCTCGTCGAAAAAAGGATCGAGAGCCGGAACTCCGGCCGACACCGCCTTCACGATGACGAGACGGTCGGCCTGAGTGCAGCCGCTGAGGATCAGCAAAGCGACCAGCAGAAATGCGGTCCTGCGGACCGAAGATTGAATGCCCTTGTACATGGGCGCGCGAAATGTCATTACCGCTCCCCCCGGCGGTTCCCCCGTCACCCTGCAAGAGCGGAAGCAGGGCTTGCGCGCCATGCTACTGAATAGAAAAGCCTTTCAGTCAAGTTTAATTGGAAGAGGCATTAATGAGGGGAAGTGCCCAGAGTGGCGGAGGGACACTCAGTGGCCTTGCGTGGGAATTGTTATCTCAGCGGGTACGCGCGTTCAATGAGGCCAGATAGGCGTTGTACGCCTCCAGCTCCTTGTCCCCGTCGCGATCCGCGGCCCGGTCCGTGCGCCGGGCCTGACGCTGCTCGGAGCGGTACCACTGGAAGAGCAGCGCGAGCAGCACGAGTACGGACGGGATCTCGCTGAACGCCCAGGCGATACCGCCCGCCGCGTTCTGATCCGAGAGCGCGTCGATGCCGAGCGACGCGGGAGGGTTCTTGTACGTCTCGACCATCGGGCCGGACGCCATCATCAGCGCGATGCCGAAGAACGCGTGGAACGGCATGCCCGCGAACAGCTCCAGCATCCGCAGCAGATAGCCAGGCCGGTGCGGACCGGGATCCACGCCCATGATCGGCCAGAAGAAGGCGAGGCCGACGGCGAGGAAGTGGCACATCATCACGGTGTGGCCCGTCTTCGAACCCATCAGGAAGTCGAAGATAGGGGTGAAATACAGCGCGTACAGGCTCGCGATGAACAGCGGGATCGTGAACGCCGGGTGCGAGATCAGCCGCATGAACCGGCTGTGCAACAGCGCCAGCAGCAGCTCACGCGGCCCCTTGTGGCCCCGGCGCGCGGCCACCGGCAGGGCACGCAGCGCCAGCGTGATCGGCGCGCCGAGCAGGATCAGGATCGGCGTCAGCATGCTGATGATCATGTGCTGCACCATGTGCACGCTGAACATGACCATGCCGTAGTCATTGAGCCCGGTACACATCACGAGCATCACGGTCAGCACGCCCACGACAAACGCCACGGTCCGCCCGACCGGCCACTTGTCCCCACGCCGCACCAGCCGCACGACGCCCCACCCGTACAGGGCGAGCCCCACCAGACAGGCGACGAGAAAGAACGGGTCCGCGGACCACTCGAGCCCTCGCCCCAGCGTGAACGGCGGCAGATCCATGGTCGTGCCGTGCCCGCTGTGATCCATCCGCCGGCTCCTGATTAGTACGGGATTGTGCGCTGTCCGTCCGCACCAGAGTAGAACCGCCCCCGGTCACTGTTACGACCGGGGGCGGGACAAGCGCCTCTTTAGGGGCGCGGGGCTGTATCAATATGCGGCTCCGCCGCGTGGGCGCGAGCAACCACACACAGCCTGCAGTCGGCAGACAACCGGGAGTCTTACGGCGCTGCCCCGGCTAAAGCACACACTCCGCCTCGGCGTACCGCGCATCCGGCACCGTCTTCAGCGTCTCGACCGCCTCCGCGAGCGACACCATCGCGATTTCGGTGCCGCGCAGCGCCGTCATCCGGCCGAACTCCCCGCGGTGCACCGCCTCCACCGCGTGCCAGCCGAACCGGGTCGCGAGGACGCGGTCGTACGCCGTCGGGGTACCGCCACGCTGCACATGCCCGAGGATCACCGGACGGGCCTCCTTGCCGAGCCGGTGCTCCAGCTCAAGGGAGAGCTGGCGGGCGATACCCGCGAACCGCTCGTGCCCGTAGATGTCCTTGCCGCCCTCGTCGAACTCCATCGAGCCCTCGCGAGGCTTCGCGCCCTCCGCGGCCACGACGATGGCGAACTTCTTGCCCGCCGAGAAGCGTTCGCCGACCTTGGCGGTCAACTCCTCGATGTCGAAGGGGCGTTCCGGCACGACGATTGCGTGTGCGCCGGCCGCCATGCCCGAGTGCAGCGCGATCCAGCCGGTGTGGCGGCCCATGACCTCCACGATCAGCACACGCTGATGGGACTCGGCGGTGGTCTTGAGGCGGTCAAGCGCCTCGGTCGCCACGCCCACGGCGGTGTCGAAGCCGAAGGTGACGTCCGTCACCGCGATGTCGTTGTCGATGGTCTTCGGCACGCCGACGATCGGCAGGCCGCCGTCCGACAGGAGACGGGCCGCCTTGAGGGTGCCCTCCCCGCCGATCGGGATGATCGCGTCGAGCCCGAGTTCCTCGACATGCCCCTTGGCCCGCTCCACGCCGTCCCTGAGGTGCTCGGGTCGTACGCGGGATGAGCCGAGGATGGTGCCGCCGCGAGCCAGGATTCCGCTCACCGCGTCGAGGTCGAGCTTGAGGTAGTCGCACTCCAGAAGGCCTTTCCAGCCGTCCCGGAAGCCGATGACCTCGTCGCCGTGGTCGACGACGGCGCGGTGTACGACGGACCGGATGACGGCGTTCAGGCCGGGGCAGTCGCCGCCGGACGTGAGGACACCAATGCGCATAGCCCGAAATACCTTCTCAACGTGGGCCGGGTACCGGACCGCGCTGTCCGGCTGGACCCGGCAAGCGTACCGGCGGCAGGGGGCGGGCCCGCATCATGCGTCCGCCTGCTG carries:
- a CDS encoding DUF6777 domain-containing protein, giving the protein MTFRAPMYKGIQSSVRRTAFLLVALLILSGCTQADRLVIVKAVSAGVPALDPFFDEKSGLGVDAEVRGERPRGGLQQGNTPGLYGGSRKQGACDVDRLKEFLIDPENRRKAKEWARVAGISPDAIEEYVDQLTPVLLRHDTLVRNHDYKKGRAVAYDALLEAGIAVLVNDQGLPVVKCSCGNPLRTFEGDREDISVRFEGGNEKWPSFRDDSVVSVEPSPTKLDRIALVDVTDPDKGIERPVGTDGSEDRTFDARRDGEATGEPGTPGEPGSASPTETSTDTPTPADPTEPDPTDPSDPTEPDPTEPDPTTPDPTQTSTPPTDTPPTPTPTDTEPVGASPPPSTDSATPPSDDPPRTSSSPPTSEPVTSEPATSAPVTSDPATDAPVSGEPAASAV
- a CDS encoding cytochrome c oxidase assembly protein, which encodes MDHSGHGTTMDLPPFTLGRGLEWSADPFFLVACLVGLALYGWGVVRLVRRGDKWPVGRTVAFVVGVLTVMLVMCTGLNDYGMVMFSVHMVQHMIISMLTPILILLGAPITLALRALPVAARRGHKGPRELLLALLHSRFMRLISHPAFTIPLFIASLYALYFTPIFDFLMGSKTGHTVMMCHFLAVGLAFFWPIMGVDPGPHRPGYLLRMLELFAGMPFHAFFGIALMMASGPMVETYKNPPASLGIDALSDQNAAGGIAWAFSEIPSVLVLLALLFQWYRSEQRQARRTDRAADRDGDKELEAYNAYLASLNARTR
- a CDS encoding 6-phosphofructokinase; this encodes MRIGVLTSGGDCPGLNAVIRSVVHRAVVDHGDEVIGFRDGWKGLLECDYLKLDLDAVSGILARGGTILGSSRVRPEHLRDGVERAKGHVEELGLDAIIPIGGEGTLKAARLLSDGGLPIVGVPKTIDNDIAVTDVTFGFDTAVGVATEALDRLKTTAESHQRVLIVEVMGRHTGWIALHSGMAAGAHAIVVPERPFDIEELTAKVGERFSAGKKFAIVVAAEGAKPREGSMEFDEGGKDIYGHERFAGIARQLSLELEHRLGKEARPVILGHVQRGGTPTAYDRVLATRFGWHAVEAVHRGEFGRMTALRGTEIAMVSLAEAVETLKTVPDARYAEAECVL